The stretch of DNA GTTGGCTGGGAGAATATTTGTAAAGCAGTTAGTTTAGCATACGAATATTATGATAATGTAGAAGTTCTAGTTGATAATAATAAAGTGAATATCTGCTCGAAAGAAGAAATTTTACAATTGGATGAAGCGAGAGCTATGACAATTCGTGGAGTTTCAAAGATTATTCAAGTTCCATTAATGATAACATTCTTTAATCAATTACAAACTGTAAGAGTTTCCGTTGCCTGTGCAACAGATGAGTTCAAAGATGCAGACTATAAGAAATTCAATATGTCATTAGGGCAATACATGGATAGCATAGAATTGGCTATGTATAGGTAAAAAGAAAAAAATGGAGGTATAGGAAATGAAAAAAAGAATTGCATTATTGGTTTATCCTGATTTTAGTTTGCAAGAAGTTGCAAATCTAATGTATGTATTTCGTTGGTATTTTGATACTTTTACCGATGTCATATATCCAGAATTAAGTCCTGTTAGGAGTGAAGAGGGAATTTTGATAAATCCTGTAAAAACTTGTTCTGATTTTTGTAAAGATGATTATGATTGCTTGATTCTTTCAGGATGTAGTGACTTAAGGCAACCCATACGAAATAAAAAAATCAAAGAATTTTTAGAAAGCTTTGTAAATGATGATAATTTTGTTATTGGTGCAATTTGCTCCAGTCCGATATTTTTAGCACAAGCAGGTTTGTTGAAAGGTAAAAAATATACGGATTCTTTATTTGTTGAAATGAGAGAATCATTTGCCTTTATTGAAGAAAATAATTTTTTACCACAAT from Parvimonas micra encodes:
- a CDS encoding DJ-1/PfpI family protein, with the protein product MKKRIALLVYPDFSLQEVANLMYVFRWYFDTFTDVIYPELSPVRSEEGILINPVKTCSDFCKDDYDCLILSGCSDLRQPIRNKKIKEFLESFVNDDNFVIGAICSSPIFLAQAGLLKGKKYTDSLFVEMRESFAFIEENNFLPQSVVEDGNIITAVGNAFNEFAVHVARKLGYDCPDKILSGYTDSNDINDYIHHLPEDEILEFKEEFKEFF